The Desulfobacterales bacterium genomic interval TCAGACTCAGATGCGTCACTTCGAAAAAGCTCACAGCCGTGCCTCTGTTTTTTCAAATATGTAAATAGCGATGAACGAAACGATCACCAGTACGATCCCGCTGGTCAGCGCCATCCCCATGTTTCCGTATGATATGTTCAAATACAGGGTGATGGGCAGCACCTCGGTTTCCATATAGGTTCCACCGGCCAGGATCAGCACTGTGCCGAAGGTGCCGATGCAGCGGGCAAAGGAAATGACGGTAGCCGCCAGAATTCCGTTTCCGGCCAGCCGGATCGATACGTTCAAAAAGTTCTCCAGTGCTGAATACCCCAATGAGCGCGAAACAAATTCTAACCTGGGATCAATATAGTCAAAGGTGGACTTTATAATTCGGGCCGCGTAGGGCATGGCCGTAAAAAATTGAGCCATCACAACTCCCTCTCGCGTAAATACAAAGTCGAGACCCATCGACCGGCATATCGATCCGACAAAGGTCTTTCCGAACAAAAGCAGCAGGCACAGGCCCAATACCAGCTCGGGAAATGCGATTGGAAGATCGATCATGGTTTTGACAAAGCCCTTGCCGATAAACTGAAACCGGGACAGTGCATACCCGATGGGAAGTGCAAAGACGATGACCAGAAGCGTTGAAATAAAACCCGTGATCAGGGAGAGTTGCAGCGAAAAACGCATTTCCTCTCCCTTTAGATTGTTCAGCACATCT includes:
- a CDS encoding ABC transporter permease, producing MYKINWFKSVFIFLSYVITAMLVLAIGSLFLVPEFKDVLNNLKGEEMRFSLQLSLITGFISTLLVIVFALPIGYALSRFQFIGKGFVKTMIDLPIAFPELVLGLCLLLLFGKTFVGSICRSMGLDFVFTREGVVMAQFFTAMPYAARIIKSTFDYIDPRLEFVSRSLGYSALENFLNVSIRLAGNGILAATVISFARCIGTFGTVLILAGGTYMETEVLPITLYLNISYGNMGMALTSGIVLVIVSFIAIYIFEKTEARL